TTGCGCGCCCCGGAACTCGCCGCCCGGCTGCGGGAGCTGCTGCCGGGCCTGGCCGGGATGCCGCCGCTGGACATCGACGAGCCGGACGGCGAGCAGCCGGAGGACGAGGCGGACGGCGCTGCCGGGGCCCGCGAGGAGGCGTTCTACCCGTCCTCCGGGGCGGGCGAGGCCACGCCGCCGCGCGGCGCGGTCCCCCTGGTGCAGGGCTCGGCCCCGGACTCCAACCGGGAGACGCACACCAGCATGCGGGTGCCGGGCCCGGACGAGCTGGCGGGCGGCGCGCACGGCACGGCGCGGGCCCCGCGGGCGGCCGGTGAGCGCCGGGCGGGCTCGGCGCGGCACCGGGCGTCGCCGGAGGCGCTGCGCCGGCGCCGGATCAGGCTGGGCGCCGCGGCCGCCGCGGTGGTGGTGGCCGCGGGCCTGGGCGGCTGGCTGGCGTCCGACGACGACGGTTCCGGCGACGCCACGCCGGGGGTCCACCAGCAGGGGCCGGACGCTCCGTGACGGCCCGGTGACCCGGACCGGGCGGGTTGACCTGCCGGGGCCGGGTCACGCTGCCGGTGGTTGCCGTTAGGCTGGGTGCGTGGCAGTCGTCGATGTATCCGAAGAGCTGAAGTCCCTCTCCTCGACCATGGGGTCGATCGAGGCCGTCCTGGACCTCGACAAGATGAGGGCCGACATCGCCGTGCTTGAGGAGCAAGCGGCGGCGCCGTCCCTGTGGGACGACCCGGAGAGCGCCCAGAAGGTCACCAGCCAGCTGTCCTACCTCCAGGGCCAGCTGCGCCGGGCCGAGGAACTGCGCGGCCGGGTCGACGACCTGGAAGTCCTCTTCGAGCTCGCCGACGCCGAGGGCGACGAGGACGCCCGGGCCGAGGCCGAGACCGAGCTGACCGACGTCCGCAAGGCCGTCGAGGAGCTGGAGGTCCGCACCCTCCTGTCCGGCGAGTACGACTCCCGTGAGGCCCTCGTCAACATCCGTGCCGAGGCCGGCGGGGTGGACGCCGCCGACTTCGCCGAGAAGCTGCAGCGCATGTATCTGCGCTGGGCCGAGCGGCACGGCTACAAGACCGAGCTCTACGAGACCTCGTACGCGGAAGAGGCCGGCATCAAGTCGACCACCTTCGCGGTCAACGTTCCCTACGCCTACGGCACCCTCTCCGTCGAGCAGGGCACGCACCGCCTGGTGCGCATCTCGCCGTTCGACAACCAGGGCCGCCGCCAGACGTCGTTCGCCGGCGTCGAGGTGCTGCCCGTCGTCGAGCAGACCGACCACATCGAGATCGACGAGTCGGACCTGCGGGTGGACGTGTACCGGTCGTCCGGGCCCGGCGGCCAGGGCGTCAACACCACCGACTCCGCGGTGCGGCTGACGCACATCCCCACCGGCATCGTCGTGTCCTGCCAGAACGAGCGCTCGCAGATCCAGAACAAGGCGACCGCGATGAACGTCCTGCAGGCCAAGCTCCTGGAGCGGCGCCGCCAGGAGGAGCAGGCCAAGATGGACGCGCTCAAGGGCGACGGCGGCAACTCCTGGGGCAACCAGATGCGCTCGTACGTCCTGCACCCGTACCAGATGGTCAAGGACCTGCGCACCGAGTTCGAGGTCGGCAACCCGCAGGCCGTGTTGGACGGTGACATCGACGGCTTCCTGGAGGCCGGGATCCGCTGGCGCAAGCAGCAGGAGAAGTAACCGCGCCGCCCTCGGCGAGCGCTCCCTGACACCGGAACAACTGCCTCCCTCGGGGAGGCAGTTGTTTTTGTCGTGGTGGTTTGGTCACAGTCGTATGTCCATGTACCGCGCAACCGACGCGAATTCGGGCATCCGGCCTTTAATCGGCCTTGACGATGTTCGTCTTCCTGGGAAGGCTGAGCGCGGCATGCGTATGTCTGGGGCGCGTGTAGGAACGGGGAGATGAGTGGCCTGTCGGCAATCCGGGGCCACGACACGCGTCCCCTCGGCCCGTCGCCCCGTACAGCGGTGCTCCAATGACGAGTTCAGCTACTGGGGGTAGCAGTACATGACGAAGAAGACGCGGCTGCGCGTAGCGCGCATTGCGGCCGGTGCGGTGATCGCGGCGGGTGCGTCGCTCACCGCGGCCGGCGTGGCCTCCGCGGCTCCCGCCGACGGTACGGGCGGTGAGAGCGGCGGCATCATCGGCGGCCTCCTCGGCGGTGTCCTCGGCGGCGGTGACTCCGGCGGTGACTCCTCGGGTGGTGACACCACCGGCGGCGACACCACCGGCGGTGACACGGCCGGCCAGGTCGGCGGCGGCGAGATCGGCGGCGACTCGGGCGGCGAGATCGGTGGCGACCAGACCGGTGGCGAGACCACCGGCGGTGACACCACCACGGGTGGCGAGACCACCGGCGGCCAGACCACGGGTGGCGAGACCACCGGTGGCGACACCACCACGGGTGGCCAGACCACCGGTGGCCAGACCACCGGTGGCCAGACCACGGGTGGCGAGACCACCGGTGGCCACAACAGCGGTGGCCAGTCCACCGGCGGCGACAGCACCGGTGGCCACAACAGCGGTGGCCAGTCCACCGGTGGCGGCAACGGCGGCAACGGTGGCAACGGCGGCCCCAGCGGTGGCACCACCACCGGCGGCGACTCCACCGGCACCGGCACCGACAACGAGGGCTCCAAGCCGGTCGAGCAGCCCGGCCAGGGCAAGGAGCAGATCGCTGACACGCCCGGCCAGGCCAAGCAGCAGGCGAAGGGCGGGGAGCTGGCCGAGACCGGTTCCTCCGGCACCACCTTCCTGCTCATCGGTGCGGCCACGATGATCGCGGGCGGTGTGGGCTTCCGTGTGCTGCCCCGCCTGATCAACAAGAACGGCGGCGGCGCGGCAGCGGCCTGACGCTGACGCGGCACCACGAGGGGCCCGGGACGCACACAGCGTCCCGGGCCCCTCGGCGTTCACACTCCCGCCACGGGCGGGACAGCGTCATATGCACCCGGTAGGGGTGCGGCGTGCGTCAGACGGCCTGGTGGAGCAGCACCCCGACCGCGATGAGCACGATCATCAGTGCCACCAGCATCACGGGGCTGAGCTGGGCGAACACGCCGCCCGCTTGCTGCTGGAGCCGTTCCCTGCTCGCCCGGCACACAGGGCAGCGGCCCTCGCTCACAGGGGCCGCGCAGTTGGCGCACACCAGTCGGTCGTACGTCATGCGACCTCCTTCTTCACTGCACCAACGCACCGGGGTGCACATTGGTTCCCCCTTCCACTGTGCCAGCTCCCCGCCGGAACGGCGCGCCCCGCAGGATTGTGCGGCTTTTTGTCCCAAAGGTGCCGTGAAGAAACGCACCATCCCCCTACGCCGACTGCACCGCCCCGCGAGGTTCGCGTATGGTCACGCACACCGACGGGAGCCGCAACTCGGCAACCCGTGCCGCTATCCAGGTCGACCGTGGTGCATCAGTGATCCGATTCGACAACGTCTCCAAGACCTACCCGAAGCAGAACCGCCCTGCACTCAGGGACGTCTCGCTCGAGATCGAGCGCGGCGAGTTCGTCTTCCTGGTGGGCTCCTCCGGTTCCGGCAAGTCCACCTTCCTGCGGCTGCTGCTGCGCGAGGAGCGGGCCAGCCACGGCCATGTGCACGTACTCGGCAAGGACCTCGGGAAGCTCTCCAACTGGAAGGTCCCGCAGATGCGGCGCCAGGTGGGGACGGTCTTCCAGGACTTCCGGCTGCTTCCCAACAAGACCGTCGGGGAGAACGTCGCCTTCGCCCTCGAAGTCATCGGCAAGCCGCGGGGCCAGATCCGCAAGACGGTCCCCGAGGTCCTCGACCTCGTCGGGCTCGGCGGCAAGGAGGACCGGATGCCGGGCGAGCTGTCCGGTGGTGAGCAGCAGCGCGTTGCCATCGCCCGGGCCTTCGTCAACCGCCCGATGCTGCTCATCGCCGACGAACCCACCGGCAACCTCGACCCGCAGACCTCGGTCGGCATCATGAAGCTGCTGGACCGGATCAACCGGACCGGTACGACGGTGGTCATGGCCACCCACGACCAGCAGATCGTCGACCAGATGCGCAAGCGGGTCATGGAACTCGAGAAGGGCCGGCTCGTACGCGACCAGTCGCGCGGCGTGTACGGCTACCAGCACTGAAAGGACGCCATGCGCGCCCAGTTCGTCCTGTCGGAGATCGGCGTCGGTCTCCGCCGAAACCTCACGATGACCTTCGCGGTCATCGTCTCCGTAGCCCTCTCGCTGGGCCTGTTCGGCGCCTCGCTGCTGATGCGCGACCAGGTCAGCACGATGAAGGGCTACTGGTACGACAAGGTCAACGTCTCCATCTTCTTCTGCAACAAGAACGACGCCGAAACCGGCGCCAACTGCGCCAAGGGCGCGGCCACCCAGCAGCAGAAGAACGACATCAAGGCGGAGCTGGACCGGCTGCCGATCGTCCAGAGCGTGACCCACGAGTCCAGCGACCAGGCGTACAAGCACTACAAGGAGCAGTTCGGCGACACGCCCGTGGCCGGACTGGTGACGCCCGACCAGCTTCCGGAGTCCTTCCGCGTCAAGCTCAAGGACCCCACCAAGTTCACGGTCATCAAGTCGGCGTTCTCCGAGCGGCCCGGTGTGCAGGAGGTGCAGGACCAACGGGACACCGTTGAGCCGCTGTTCAACCTCCTCAACGGCATGAACATCGCCGCGCTGTGCGTGATGGGGTTGATGCTCGTCGTTGCGCTGATGCTGATCGTCAACACCGTGCGGGTGTCGGCGTTCAGCCGTCGGCGGGAGACCGGCATCATGCGGCTGGTGGGAGCGTCCAGCTTCTACATCCAGATGCCGTTCATCCTGGAGGCCGCCATCGCGGGCCTGCTGGGCGCCGCGTTCGCCTGCGTGCTGATCGTCGGCGGCAAGTACGTCCTCGTCAACAACTGGCTGGCGAAGAAGATCCAGGTGATCAACTTCATCGGCTGGGACTCGGTGGCGGCGGTGCTTCCGCTGGTGCTGCTGATCGGGCTGCTGATGCCCGCGCTCGCCGCGTTCTTCGCGCTGCGCAAGTACCTCAAGGTGTGAGCTTTGCCAAGGGGCGCCGTACGGACAACTTCCCGTACGGCGCCTTTTTGTCCCCTAGACTCACCGGCATGTCGGGCCCGTGTTCGTACGTCCGGCCCCGCCGCATTCGCCGCGGGGCGGCCCTGACGTTGTTCCTCGCGAGTGTGCTGGCCACCGGTGCGGTGACCGGCACATGGAGCGACGAGGCGGCGGGCGCGGGCGGCCGCGCCGCCCCGGACCACGCCGTTCCGCGGGCCCACGGCTCCGCGTCCGCGCGGTCCTCCGCCACCGCCGACCGCGCGGCCGTGGAGCGGGCCGCCACCGAAGCCGTCGAGGACGGCAAGTCCGGTTCCCAGGCGGCCGCCGACGTGGTCAGCCGCAGCGGCGACCGCTGGTCGTCGATCTACACACCGGGCGAGTTCGAGGATTTCCAGGCGCAGTTGGACGGCCGTTACGTCGGTGTCGGGCTGTGGGTGCGGCAGGTGGGGGACCGGACCGAGGTGTCCCGGGTCCGGCCGGGCAGCCCCGCGGCGGGGGCCGGCGTCGCCGTCGGTGACCTGCTGCGGGCCGTCGACGGCCGCGCCACGCGGGGCCGTCCGGTCACCGAGACCGTCGCGGCGCTGCGCGGCGATACCCGGCGCGGCTCCCGGACCGCGGTCGGCACGGCCGTACGGCTCGACCTGCAGCGGGGTGACCGCCGCTGGAGCGTGACCCTGCACCGCGTCCGGCTGCGCACCCGCAACGTCGTCACCGACCGGCCGGCCGGGCCGCACGGTCCGACCCGCGTCAAGATCGCCTCGTTCGCGAGGGGGACCGGCGACGCGGTCCGCCGCGCGGTGCGCCGGGCCTCGCCGCACGGCGGTCTGCTGCTCGACCTGCGGGGCAACACGGGCGGGCTGGTCACCGAGGCCGTCGCCACCGCCTCCGCCTTCCTGGACGGCGGCCTGGTCGCCACCTACGACATGCGGGGTGCCCAGCGTGCGCTGTACGCCGCGCGCGGCGGCAACACCCGGCTGCCGCTGGTGGTGCTCGTCGACGGCGGCACGATGAGCGCCGCCGAACTGCTGACCGGGGCGCTCCAGGACCGCGGCCGGGCGGTCGTGGTGGGCTCCCCGACCTTCGGCAAGGGCTCGGTGCAGATGCCCAGCCGGCTGCCGGACGGCTCGGTCGCCGAGCTGACCGTCGGCCACTACCGCACCCCGTCGGGGCGGACCGTCGACGACGCCGGCATCACCCCTGACCTGGTCGTCGGGGATCATGCCGAGCGGCGGGCCCGCACAGTATTGAGTGGCCTCGGAGCGGGTGCGTAGTGCGAAAATGGCCGCACTATGGCTAAGGACAAGGGCAAGGACAAGACTCCCGGGCGCAAGCTCGTCGCACAGCACAAGAAGGCGCGGCACGACTACCTCATCCTGGACACCTACGAGTGCGGTCTGGTGCTGACCGGTACCGAGGTGAAGTCGCTGCGTCAGGGCCGGGCGTCGCTCGTGGACGGCTTCGTGCAGATCGACGGCAACGAGGCGTGGCTGCACAACGTGCACATTCCCGAGTACGCCCAGGGCACCTGGACCAACCATGCGGCGCGGCGGAAGCGGAAGCTGCTGCTGCACCGCCACGAGATCGACAAGCTGGAGTCCAAGAGCCACGAGTCGGGGCACACGATCGTGCCGCTGGCGCTCTACTTCAAGGACGGCCGGGCCAAGGTCGAGATCGCGCTGGCCAAGGGCAAGAAGGAGTACGACAAGCGGCAGACGCTCCGTGAGCAGCAGGACCGCCGCGAGGCGGACCGGGCGGTGTCCGCGGCCCGTCGGCGGCAGCGGGCCTGACCTGCGGGTGCGGGGCCCGGGAATACGCTGGAAACCTCACCCGTTGTTCACGTACGATGGCTGCGCACCCCACGGAGGGTGTGCACCACATTGAAAAATCAACATGGGGATGATCGGTTTCGACAGCGGATGTCGAAGCAGGGGAAGCGTGTCGAGGAAGCGGCAATGATCTCGTAAACCATATGCCGAAACCAATAATCGCCAACACCAAGCGCGATTCCTTCGCCCTCGCTGCCTAAGTAGCGACCTGCGAAGTGTCAGCCCGGGGATGATCCCGACCCGGATCCTGGCATCAGCTAGGGGTCTTATCCGTTGAGCCCGGTCACGGGGCGCAACGGAGACATCAAACAGTGACTGAGCCCGTCGGAGACTTGTTCGCGTGATCTCCGGGGCTGAGAAAATCGCAGCGAACTGCACACGGAGAAGCCCTGATTCCACACCGTTGGACGCGGGTTCGATTCCCGCCATCTCCACTCATCCCATGTAGCGCAGCGCCCCCGCGAGATTCTCGCGGGGGCGCTGCGTTGTTGTGTCCTCGCCCGCGCCCGGCCGGCTCACCAGGCCCGACGGCCCGACCGGGCGAGGGTGAGGGCGAGGGCGGCCGCCGTGGCGGGGACCCCGTAGGCGGCCGCCGGGGCGGCCAGGTGGTCCACCGCGAAGCCGCCCGCCGCCGCGCCGGCCGCGATCCCGCCCAGCAGGGCCGTCACCGCCAGTGTCATCCCTTCGTTCAGCCGGTCCGCCGGGGTGCGGGCCTGGACCAGTCCCATGCCGGTGACCATGGTCGGTGCGGTGGCCATGCCGGCCGCGAGCAGCGCGGCGGCCAGCGCCGGCGCGCTCCCGGTGGCCGCGGCCGCGAGCGGCAGCAGCATCAGCCCGGCCATCGCGCCGACGCAGGTCAGGAAGCGGTCCCCGAGGCGGCCCGCCGGGCGCAGCAGGCCGTACAGCAGCCCGGCGGCGCCGGACCCGGCCGCCTGGAGGGCCAGCATGCCGCCCGCGGCGGAGCGGATGCCGTGGTCGTCGGCGTAGGCGAGGGTGACGACCTCCAGGGAGCCGAAGATCGCGCCGGTGGCGAGGAAGGTGAGCAGCAGCGGCGGGAGGCCGGGCAGCCGCAGCGGTGTCGCCGCCCGCTGCCCGTGGGTGCCGGCCGGCCGGGCCGCCACCGGTGGTTCGGTGTCGCGCCGGGCGGCGAAGAGCAGTACGCCGGTCAGCAGCAGCGTCGCGGCCACCGCGGTCCCCGCCTCGGGGAAGAGGGTGGTGCACAGCAGCGTCGCGAGCACCGGGCCGAGCATGAAGCACAGTTCGTCCGCGGCCTGTTCGAAGGAGTTGGCGGTGTGCCGGGCGGCCGGGTCGTCGCGGAAGAGGTGCGCCCAGCGGGCGCGGGACATCCCGCCGGTGTTGGGTGTGGTGGCGGTGGCGGCGTACGACGCGAACAGGGTCCAGTCGGGCGCCCGGAGGTGGACGCACAGCAGCAGCGAGAGCGAGCCGAGGACGGCGAACGCGGTGGCCGGGACCGCGACGCGGGACTGGCCGTGGCGGTCGACCATGCGGGCGGTCCACGGCCCGGCCAGCGCCGTCGCCGCGAGGCCGGTCGCGGTGACCGCACCGGCCAGCGCGTAGGAGCCGCGCGAGCCGGCGATCATCAGCACCGCGCTGACGCTGAACATCCCCATGGGCAGCCGGGCCAGCAGGTTGGCGGCGGTGAAGGCGCGGGCGCCGGGGACGGCGAGGATCCGGCGGTAGGGGGCGAGCGGGCGGAAGCGGGGGCGGCGGCGCGGGGCGGGGCGTACGGGGGGCGCGGTGACGGGGCGGGCGGCGAGGAAGAGGATCATGCCTCATACGGTGGCGGCAGCCGCCGGTGTCGGTCCAACACCTGATGAGCACCGATTCACGCGGCTGTGTTGTCAATGGGGCGGGGGGCGGCAGCGGGGTCGGCGGGGGCGGCCGGCACTGCCAGGATGGCCCGGTGCCGTCCGACATCGATCCGCGTCTGCTCCGGGCCTTCACCGCCGTCGCCGAGGAGCTGCACTTCACCCGCGCCGCGGCCCGGCTGTACGTGGCCCAGCAGGCGCTGAGCCGCGACATCCGGCGGCTGGAACGGGAGGTGGGCGCCGCGCTGTTCGTGCGGACCACCCGCCAGGTCTCGCTGACCGCCGACGGGGCGCGGCTGCTGCCGTACGCGCGGCGGGTGCTGACCGCGCACGAGGAGCTGGCCGCGGCCTTCCGGCCGGCCCCCGAGCGGCCGCTGCTGGTCGACGTCGGGGTGCCGGTCGGCACCGCCTACCGGGTGCTGGAGGAGGCCAGGGGCCGGCTGCCGGACAGCTGTGAGCTGGTGGCCCGTTTCCACAGCGGACTGACCGGCGCGGCGGGGGAGTTGCTGGCCGGGCGGCTGGACGTCTCCTTCGGGCGGTACGCGGGGCTGCCGGCGGCCGTGCGGGCCGGTCTGGAGCACCAGCCGGTCCGGCTGGAGCCGATGGCGGTGCTGCTGCGGGAGGACCATCCGCTGGCGGCGCGGCCGGAGGTCCCGCTCGCGGAACTGGCCGGCGAGACGCTGTACGCGGCCGCCGGGAATCCGCAGACGGTGGAGTGGACGGAGCTGGCGGCGCGGCTCTTCGCGGGGCGCGGCATCGCGATGGCCGAGCCGTTCCCGGAGATCGACGGCTCGCAGGAGTTCGTACGGGTGGTGCGTAAACGGGGCTGGTCGGTGCTGGCGAGCGTGGAGTTCATCGAGGTGCCGGGGATGGTGCTGCGCCCGGTGGTGGAGCCGGTGCCGCTGTCGCCGGTGTCGATGGTGTGGCGGCGGGGGCTGGGGCACCCCGGGCTGGCGGCGCTGCGCGCGGTGGCGGGCCAACTGGGGCGCCGGGACGGCTGGTTGACGGTCCCGGAGGGCGGCTGGCTGCCGCCGGAGGACGCGCGTGCGATGGGCGTGGCCGGGCCGGTGCCGAGCGGGGGCGCGGAGACTACGGAACGCTGAGCACGCGGTGGTAGAAGGCCGTCTCGGCGGGTTCACCGACGGGGCGGCCGTCGACCGCGACCCAGGCGTGGGTGCGGAACGGCGCGGTGCGTACGCCGCTGCACCACTGCGGCCAGTGGCCGCGGGCGCGGCACAGCAGCGCGGTGGCCAGGGAGCGGGGGAGGCAGCCGTCGCCCGCGCAGTGCGGGCTGACCGTGACCACGGCGTGCCGGGCCCGCAGCGCCTCCGCCGCGGTGGCGGGCCGGGCGCCGCGCCGGATCCGCTCCAGGAGGCGGCACATCCGGTGCGGCGGCAGCGCTGCCAGGACCCGGGCGACGGCCACCGCCGCGCGGGCGCCGCAGCGTTCGCGGACGGTGAGCCGGCCGCCGGCGGGGAGCGGGGCGGGGCCGGTCATCGGGTCGACGGGCGGGCGGCGGGGCGGCGGGACGGCGGGTACGGCGGTCATGGGGACGGCACTCCTCTCGCCGGGGCGGCGCGGGGGACGGGGACGGCGGGTACGGACACGGCCGGCGCGGGGACGGCGGGTACCGACACGGCCGGCGCGGGGGCGTGGTCGGGGGCGACGGCGCGCAGCCAGTACTCGGTGGCGAGGGTGGCGTCCAGGGCCCGCAGGACGGGCGGCTGCGGCTGCGGGGCGGTGAGGTGGCGCCGCAGGACGTCGGGGTGGATCAGGCCGCGGGCGGCGAGCGGGGAGTCGTCGCAGAGGGCGGCCAGGGCGTCGCGGTGGGCGCGCAGGCCGGCGTGGGCTTCGGGGCCGGGCCCGGTGTGCGTACCGCGGCCGAGGACGCCGTCGGGGACGACGCCGCGCAGCGCGCGGGTGAGCAGCGGCTGGTGGACGCCGGGCCGGCCGCGGTCGGCGAGGTCGAGGGCGAGCGCCGCCTCGACGACCGCGTCGTCGAGGAACGGCGCCTCGTGGCCGACGCCGTGCGCGGCGGTCAGGGCGTCGGCGCCGCGGACGGTCTCCGCGGCGTGCAGGGCGGCACGGAGGATGTCGTGCTGGGCGCGCAGCGGCGCGAACGGTTCGGGGGCCTCGTCGGCGGCCTCGCGCAGCAGCCGGCGGACGGTGGCGACGGCGTCCGGGTGCGCCCACGGCGGCAGGGCGGGCGGCGGCTCCCAGTCGGCGCCGCCGGCCCGCCGTCCCGGGCCGGGCGCCCGGGGTGCGCTGCCGGCCAGCCACCGGGCGTAGGAGCG
The sequence above is a segment of the Streptomyces lydicus genome. Coding sequences within it:
- the prfB gene encoding peptide chain release factor 2, encoding MAVVDVSEELKSLSSTMGSIEAVLDLDKMRADIAVLEEQAAAPSLWDDPESAQKVTSQLSYLQGQLRRAEELRGRVDDLEVLFELADAEGDEDARAEAETELTDVRKAVEELEVRTLLSGEYDSREALVNIRAEAGGVDAADFAEKLQRMYLRWAERHGYKTELYETSYAEEAGIKSTTFAVNVPYAYGTLSVEQGTHRLVRISPFDNQGRRQTSFAGVEVLPVVEQTDHIEIDESDLRVDVYRSSGPGGQGVNTTDSAVRLTHIPTGIVVSCQNERSQIQNKATAMNVLQAKLLERRRQEEQAKMDALKGDGGNSWGNQMRSYVLHPYQMVKDLRTEFEVGNPQAVLDGDIDGFLEAGIRWRKQQEK
- the ftsE gene encoding cell division ATP-binding protein FtsE: MIRFDNVSKTYPKQNRPALRDVSLEIERGEFVFLVGSSGSGKSTFLRLLLREERASHGHVHVLGKDLGKLSNWKVPQMRRQVGTVFQDFRLLPNKTVGENVAFALEVIGKPRGQIRKTVPEVLDLVGLGGKEDRMPGELSGGEQQRVAIARAFVNRPMLLIADEPTGNLDPQTSVGIMKLLDRINRTGTTVVMATHDQQIVDQMRKRVMELEKGRLVRDQSRGVYGYQH
- the ftsX gene encoding permease-like cell division protein FtsX gives rise to the protein MRAQFVLSEIGVGLRRNLTMTFAVIVSVALSLGLFGASLLMRDQVSTMKGYWYDKVNVSIFFCNKNDAETGANCAKGAATQQQKNDIKAELDRLPIVQSVTHESSDQAYKHYKEQFGDTPVAGLVTPDQLPESFRVKLKDPTKFTVIKSAFSERPGVQEVQDQRDTVEPLFNLLNGMNIAALCVMGLMLVVALMLIVNTVRVSAFSRRRETGIMRLVGASSFYIQMPFILEAAIAGLLGAAFACVLIVGGKYVLVNNWLAKKIQVINFIGWDSVAAVLPLVLLIGLLMPALAAFFALRKYLKV
- a CDS encoding S41 family peptidase: MSGPCSYVRPRRIRRGAALTLFLASVLATGAVTGTWSDEAAGAGGRAAPDHAVPRAHGSASARSSATADRAAVERAATEAVEDGKSGSQAAADVVSRSGDRWSSIYTPGEFEDFQAQLDGRYVGVGLWVRQVGDRTEVSRVRPGSPAAGAGVAVGDLLRAVDGRATRGRPVTETVAALRGDTRRGSRTAVGTAVRLDLQRGDRRWSVTLHRVRLRTRNVVTDRPAGPHGPTRVKIASFARGTGDAVRRAVRRASPHGGLLLDLRGNTGGLVTEAVATASAFLDGGLVATYDMRGAQRALYAARGGNTRLPLVVLVDGGTMSAAELLTGALQDRGRAVVVGSPTFGKGSVQMPSRLPDGSVAELTVGHYRTPSGRTVDDAGITPDLVVGDHAERRARTVLSGLGAGA
- the smpB gene encoding SsrA-binding protein SmpB; translated protein: MAKDKGKDKTPGRKLVAQHKKARHDYLILDTYECGLVLTGTEVKSLRQGRASLVDGFVQIDGNEAWLHNVHIPEYAQGTWTNHAARRKRKLLLHRHEIDKLESKSHESGHTIVPLALYFKDGRAKVEIALAKGKKEYDKRQTLREQQDRREADRAVSAARRRQRA
- a CDS encoding MFS transporter, encoding MILFLAARPVTAPPVRPAPRRRPRFRPLAPYRRILAVPGARAFTAANLLARLPMGMFSVSAVLMIAGSRGSYALAGAVTATGLAATALAGPWTARMVDRHGQSRVAVPATAFAVLGSLSLLLCVHLRAPDWTLFASYAATATTPNTGGMSRARWAHLFRDDPAARHTANSFEQAADELCFMLGPVLATLLCTTLFPEAGTAVAATLLLTGVLLFAARRDTEPPVAARPAGTHGQRAATPLRLPGLPPLLLTFLATGAIFGSLEVVTLAYADDHGIRSAAGGMLALQAAGSGAAGLLYGLLRPAGRLGDRFLTCVGAMAGLMLLPLAAAATGSAPALAAALLAAGMATAPTMVTGMGLVQARTPADRLNEGMTLAVTALLGGIAAGAAAGGFAVDHLAAPAAAYGVPATAAALALTLARSGRRAW
- a CDS encoding LysR family transcriptional regulator — protein: MPSDIDPRLLRAFTAVAEELHFTRAAARLYVAQQALSRDIRRLEREVGAALFVRTTRQVSLTADGARLLPYARRVLTAHEELAAAFRPAPERPLLVDVGVPVGTAYRVLEEARGRLPDSCELVARFHSGLTGAAGELLAGRLDVSFGRYAGLPAAVRAGLEHQPVRLEPMAVLLREDHPLAARPEVPLAELAGETLYAAAGNPQTVEWTELAARLFAGRGIAMAEPFPEIDGSQEFVRVVRKRGWSVLASVEFIEVPGMVLRPVVEPVPLSPVSMVWRRGLGHPGLAALRAVAGQLGRRDGWLTVPEGGWLPPEDARAMGVAGPVPSGGAETTER
- a CDS encoding lasso peptide biosynthesis B2 protein, whose product is MTAVPAVPPPRRPPVDPMTGPAPLPAGGRLTVRERCGARAAVAVARVLAALPPHRMCRLLERIRRGARPATAAEALRARHAVVTVSPHCAGDGCLPRSLATALLCRARGHWPQWCSGVRTAPFRTHAWVAVDGRPVGEPAETAFYHRVLSVP